The following are encoded together in the Aerococcus mictus genome:
- a CDS encoding NUDIX hydrolase — protein sequence MQLTSLVYLERDERFLMLHRIKKAHDINQGKWVGIGGKFELGETPIECAKREVKEETGWELEAAEFRGVVTFIYAEDEPMYIFVYTGTLASDEVRENDEGVMAWIPKDEVLDLPLWEGDRLFLEPLMTSDELFDIKVVYDENSQLLAYEDNRQ from the coding sequence CTTTTTAATGTTACACCGTATCAAGAAGGCACATGATATCAACCAGGGTAAATGGGTTGGCATTGGGGGAAAGTTCGAACTAGGAGAAACTCCCATAGAATGTGCTAAGCGGGAAGTAAAAGAAGAGACCGGCTGGGAACTTGAAGCAGCAGAATTTCGCGGTGTCGTCACCTTTATCTATGCCGAAGATGAGCCGATGTATATTTTTGTTTATACGGGAACCCTAGCTAGTGATGAGGTCAGGGAGAATGATGAAGGGGTTATGGCTTGGATCCCTAAAGATGAAGTTTTAGACCTCCCGCTGTGGGAAGGCGACCGCTTATTCTTAGAGCCCTTAATGACTAGCGATGAGCTGTTTGATATTAAGGTAGTATACGATGAAAACAGCCAGCTACTGGCTTATGAGGATAACCGTCAATAG
- a CDS encoding CpsB/CapC family capsule biosynthesis tyrosine phosphatase, with product MLVDMACHIAKVDHTDSNKEQLAMANTIWQSGVTHVLATASYPTDPAATGGDLVQAAEAFQEDLDRRGIALMVYPGQIIDLAQAISWDDLSQDILYADLNQRYVLVKLNQEDPQRYFEPLLFEWLKHDIRPVLVQIEENQALMRDIDQVYQWVDQGCYTALTAGNLLGRQGKQVKKQCHYLLEAGLAHLLGSFSTSSDDYQLRQAYTALENRYGQSVSFDIQQNARALINGDPLIDHFQIKKKKRFWFF from the coding sequence ATGTTAGTGGATATGGCCTGTCACATTGCCAAAGTGGATCATACAGACTCTAATAAAGAGCAATTAGCCATGGCTAATACCATTTGGCAAAGTGGTGTGACCCATGTCCTAGCCACTGCTTCTTATCCGACTGATCCAGCAGCTACTGGGGGGGACTTAGTACAGGCCGCCGAAGCTTTTCAAGAGGACTTAGACCGGCGAGGGATTGCCTTAATGGTCTACCCAGGTCAGATTATTGACTTAGCCCAGGCGATTTCCTGGGATGACTTATCCCAAGATATTCTCTATGCTGATCTCAACCAGCGTTATGTTCTAGTTAAATTAAATCAAGAGGATCCCCAGCGCTACTTTGAACCCTTACTTTTCGAATGGTTGAAGCATGATATCCGCCCAGTCTTAGTCCAAATTGAGGAAAACCAGGCCCTCATGCGCGATATTGACCAAGTTTATCAGTGGGTTGACCAGGGTTGCTACACGGCCTTGACGGCGGGAAATCTACTAGGCCGCCAGGGCAAGCAAGTAAAGAAACAGTGCCATTACTTATTGGAAGCCGGTTTGGCCCACTTGCTGGGGAGTTTTTCCACTAGTAGTGATGACTACCAATTACGCCAAGCTTATACTGCTTTGGAAAACCGTTATGGACAGAGCGTTAGCTTTGATATCCAGCAGAATGCAAGGGCTTTGATTAATGGGGATCCTTTAATCGACCATTTTCAAATTAAAAAGAAAAAACGTTTCTGGTTCTTCTAG
- a CDS encoding YveK family protein produces the protein MKQYKGRSLASFFRGLKRQWLFIFLGVLLGIVVASAYNFLWAEAEYASQTQIVVTPKDSDKDKADEKKAGLKTYDDLLHTPLILQPVAQAHQRDVETLSENTHLEADQKSAVFNVIVTDGNASQAKSLASDISKEFIQQLPQVLDVEKVTLLSPASYNEKPVSPNYWLNLLLGAVLGGLVSLVIQAIRVLNDDTVRSQAVVEEMGWSLIGVLPQMSEESIEVTRFKRRYRSQDDNDETKRRI, from the coding sequence ATGAAGCAGTACAAAGGACGATCATTGGCTTCTTTTTTCCGGGGGCTTAAGCGGCAGTGGCTGTTTATCTTCTTAGGGGTCCTGCTTGGGATTGTGGTGGCCAGTGCTTATAATTTCTTATGGGCAGAGGCAGAATACGCCTCACAAACTCAAATCGTGGTCACCCCTAAGGACAGTGATAAGGACAAGGCGGACGAAAAGAAAGCGGGTTTAAAAACCTACGACGACTTGCTTCATACGCCACTTATCTTACAACCAGTGGCCCAAGCCCATCAAAGAGACGTTGAAACTTTGAGTGAGAATACTCATTTAGAAGCCGATCAAAAATCGGCAGTCTTCAATGTGATTGTGACAGACGGTAATGCTAGTCAAGCGAAAAGCTTGGCCTCCGATATTAGTAAAGAATTTATCCAACAACTTCCCCAAGTCCTCGATGTTGAAAAAGTGACCTTATTAAGCCCAGCCAGCTATAATGAGAAACCGGTTAGTCCCAATTACTGGTTGAATCTCCTCTTAGGAGCTGTACTCGGGGGCTTAGTCAGTCTAGTCATTCAAGCGATTCGGGTGCTTAACGATGATACGGTACGGAGTCAAGCTGTGGTTGAAGAAATGGGTTGGTCCTTAATTGGCGTCTTACCGCAAATGAGTGAGGAGTCCATTGAGGTGACCCGCTTTAAACGTCGTTACAGAAGCCAGGATGACAATGATGAGACCAAACGGCGAATTTAG
- a CDS encoding CpsD/CapB family tyrosine-protein kinase: MFNFKQRKIDKKNKEQRRGVSLITAADPNHVISEQFRTIRTNIQFAIDAYHLKTLMFTSSGPWEGKSTIAANVATTMAHLDGVRVLMIDCDLRKPTVHKTFDIHSRKGLTTYLTDRDVDYMDVAQYVAEVNTYVIPAGPIPPNPAELLSSQRMSDLLEDVTAVFDLVIIDAPPLLPVTDAQIIASRTDASVFVLREGVASYQDIQKSKRLLESVDANVIGAIYNGADGQGMNAYYGYGYRDEDIDSEDLQS; this comes from the coding sequence ATGTTTAATTTCAAACAACGAAAAATTGACAAGAAAAATAAGGAACAACGGCGTGGCGTGAGTTTAATCACGGCTGCCGATCCTAATCATGTGATTTCAGAACAGTTTCGCACGATTCGTACCAATATCCAATTTGCTATTGATGCTTATCATTTGAAGACGCTAATGTTTACCTCATCAGGCCCCTGGGAAGGAAAATCCACCATTGCAGCCAATGTGGCGACGACCATGGCGCATTTGGATGGGGTACGCGTTTTGATGATTGATTGCGATTTACGTAAGCCTACAGTGCATAAAACCTTCGATATCCATAGCCGCAAGGGGTTGACCACTTATCTTACTGACCGCGATGTCGATTACATGGATGTCGCCCAATATGTGGCTGAAGTGAACACCTATGTGATACCAGCTGGTCCTATCCCGCCTAACCCGGCCGAGCTCTTGAGTTCTCAACGGATGAGTGACTTATTGGAGGACGTGACGGCTGTCTTTGACTTGGTTATTATTGATGCTCCCCCACTCTTACCAGTGACTGATGCCCAAATTATTGCCAGCCGAACAGATGCCAGTGTCTTCGTCTTACGGGAGGGTGTGGCTAGTTATCAAGATATTCAAAAATCCAAGCGCCTCTTGGAAAGCGTTGATGCTAATGTGATTGGGGCCATCTATAATGGAGCAGATGGCCAAGGAATGAATGCCTACTATGGCTATGGTTACCGTGATGAAGATATTGATAGTGAGGATTTACAGTCCTAG
- a CDS encoding glutamate-5-semialdehyde dehydrogenase, protein MINSADLVQMGQDAKVAARQLSNLPRTKKDQALIQMAQTLRNASENILSTNQAECQKAQEQGLKAAFVERMTLNPDRIEAMAQGLEKVAQLDDPINHVDDMWVNENGLRIGKRRVPLGVIGIIYESRPNVSSDAAGLCFKTGNAVILRGGKETIQTNQAIVHALQEGLEAVDLPKAAIQFIDNPSHDLAGEMMTMNDSIDCLIPRGSKNLIQRVVQTATIPTIETGVGNCHLYIHEACDFDMALNILINGKTQRVSVCNALETLLVDQAIAKDFLPLAGQALKDHQVKIHGDQVTADYIDGVIPATAADYDEEYLDYEIAIKVVKGYQEAVDHIAEHSSHHSEAIVTNDYAIANRFMDDVDSACVYVNASTRFTDGEVFGFGGEIGISTQKLHARGPMGLEALTSYKYTIFGQGQIRE, encoded by the coding sequence ATGATTAATTCAGCTGATTTAGTGCAAATGGGCCAAGATGCCAAAGTGGCAGCCCGTCAACTCAGCAATTTACCCCGGACTAAAAAAGACCAAGCCCTTATCCAAATGGCCCAAACCCTAAGAAATGCCTCAGAAAATATTCTCTCAACCAACCAGGCAGAGTGCCAAAAAGCCCAAGAACAAGGACTGAAAGCTGCTTTTGTGGAACGGATGACCTTAAATCCAGACCGCATTGAAGCTATGGCCCAAGGTCTAGAAAAAGTCGCCCAATTAGACGACCCCATTAACCATGTCGATGACATGTGGGTCAATGAAAATGGCCTAAGGATCGGTAAACGCCGGGTGCCTCTAGGGGTCATCGGTATTATTTATGAATCCCGTCCCAATGTCAGTTCGGATGCCGCTGGACTTTGCTTTAAAACAGGGAATGCCGTGATTCTGCGTGGGGGTAAGGAAACCATTCAAACCAACCAAGCCATCGTCCATGCCTTACAAGAAGGCCTTGAAGCCGTCGACTTACCTAAAGCTGCCATCCAGTTTATCGACAACCCCAGCCATGACTTAGCAGGGGAAATGATGACCATGAATGATTCCATCGATTGCCTAATCCCCCGCGGAAGTAAGAATCTCATCCAAAGAGTTGTCCAAACGGCCACGATTCCAACCATTGAAACCGGAGTAGGAAACTGTCATCTCTATATCCATGAAGCCTGCGATTTTGATATGGCTTTAAACATCCTAATCAACGGGAAAACCCAAAGAGTTTCTGTCTGCAATGCCCTAGAAACTCTCCTGGTCGACCAAGCTATTGCCAAAGATTTTCTCCCCCTAGCTGGTCAGGCACTGAAGGACCACCAGGTTAAAATCCATGGTGACCAAGTCACCGCTGACTATATCGATGGCGTTATTCCAGCCACTGCAGCCGACTATGACGAGGAATACTTGGACTATGAAATTGCCATTAAGGTAGTTAAGGGTTACCAAGAGGCCGTTGACCATATTGCTGAACACTCTAGTCACCATTCCGAAGCCATTGTAACCAATGATTATGCCATCGCTAACCGCTTTATGGATGACGTGGACTCGGCCTGTGTCTACGTTAATGCGTCGACCCGCTTTACCGATGGTGAGGTCTTTGGCTTTGGCGGCGAAATTGGAATTTCCACCCAAAAACTCCACGCCCGCGGCCCCATGGGCTTGGAAGCACTCACCTCCTATAAATACACCATCTTCGGCCAAGGCCAAATCAGAGAATAA
- the proB gene encoding glutamate 5-kinase, which translates to MHRDSLKDAKRIVIKVGTNSLMTSTNNIRYQRIDRLAYVISSLAQSGKEVILVSSGAMGVGCAQLNLPKRPKNIPDQQAVAAVGQVALMNTYARFFSYYHKSVAQILMTRDVIDFHDSLANLKNNFASLLKHQIIPIVNENDAIAVDEMDHKVRFGDNDNLSALVASIVEADLLILLTDVDGFYDANPNSDPQAQRFSIIHEVNDDYLAMAGDKGSTFSTGGMHSKLKAAAKTLKEGRRLVIMSSEEPSQIFDLLAGADIGTAFIPKNES; encoded by the coding sequence TTGCATCGTGATTCTCTTAAAGACGCCAAGCGAATTGTTATCAAAGTGGGTACCAATTCCCTGATGACGTCGACCAACAATATCCGCTACCAACGCATTGACCGCCTAGCTTATGTGATCTCTTCCCTTGCCCAAAGTGGAAAAGAAGTCATCTTAGTCTCTTCGGGAGCCATGGGTGTGGGCTGTGCCCAACTGAATCTCCCCAAGCGCCCCAAAAATATTCCCGACCAACAAGCCGTTGCCGCGGTCGGTCAAGTGGCTCTAATGAATACCTACGCCCGCTTTTTCTCTTATTATCATAAATCAGTCGCCCAAATCCTCATGACTAGAGACGTGATTGATTTCCATGATTCTCTAGCCAATTTGAAAAATAATTTTGCCAGTTTACTCAAACACCAAATTATCCCTATCGTTAATGAAAATGACGCCATTGCCGTCGATGAAATGGACCATAAAGTACGTTTTGGAGATAATGATAACCTCTCTGCCTTGGTGGCCTCCATTGTTGAAGCTGACCTGCTTATCTTATTAACCGACGTGGACGGCTTTTATGATGCTAATCCGAACAGTGACCCCCAAGCCCAACGCTTCTCCATCATCCATGAAGTCAACGATGACTATCTGGCCATGGCAGGTGATAAGGGCTCGACCTTCTCTACAGGCGGTATGCATAGTAAGCTGAAGGCAGCTGCTAAAACCCTAAAAGAAGGTCGTCGCTTAGTCATTATGTCTTCCGAAGAGCCTAGCCAAATCTTTGACCTCTTAGCAGGGGCTGATATTGGCACTGCCTTTATTCCTAAAAACGAATCATAA
- a CDS encoding M15 family metallopeptidase, producing the protein MKDWLKNHPKAYILGLILLYAIILLGVDIYYPSFKATNEAQQEEKVSPDDELAQLNQKLTEKEIGVADLKDQRMQGVTLADVQAHHPQYSLTELIQAIPTEDQPGDWRLKVVNPLFPLTEPVDIQTATASNGQLYDERIEDPLNHLMEAAQKAGYPLTIVSAYRDVDSQEKNRQSMIQMYQAGGASLEEAKAKTDAYVAPTHASEHSTGLALDLLGTDWVQAKRGLETDYAKEASAQWLRDHAQDYGFILRYLEDKEAVTGYNFEPWHYRYVGVPTAQYIKRYQLTLEEYLVLLAARQGQKLTYQVDPSLPTD; encoded by the coding sequence ATGAAAGATTGGTTAAAAAATCACCCTAAAGCCTATATTTTGGGACTTATTTTACTTTATGCAATCATCCTACTTGGAGTAGATATTTATTATCCCAGTTTCAAAGCCACCAACGAAGCCCAGCAGGAGGAAAAAGTTAGTCCAGACGATGAATTGGCCCAATTGAATCAAAAATTAACTGAGAAAGAGATAGGAGTGGCTGATTTAAAAGACCAACGTATGCAGGGTGTGACCCTAGCAGATGTCCAAGCCCACCATCCCCAATACTCACTCACAGAGCTTATCCAAGCTATTCCGACCGAAGACCAGCCAGGTGATTGGCGGCTAAAAGTGGTTAATCCGCTTTTTCCCTTGACTGAACCAGTGGATATTCAGACCGCCACTGCCTCCAATGGTCAGCTTTATGATGAGCGTATCGAAGACCCTCTCAATCATTTAATGGAAGCCGCTCAAAAAGCCGGCTATCCCTTGACTATCGTTTCCGCTTATCGGGATGTCGATAGCCAGGAAAAGAACCGGCAAAGCATGATTCAGATGTATCAGGCAGGGGGCGCAAGTTTAGAGGAAGCTAAGGCTAAAACTGATGCCTACGTGGCCCCAACCCATGCCTCAGAACACAGCACTGGTTTAGCCCTAGACCTCTTGGGGACCGATTGGGTTCAAGCTAAGCGGGGGCTGGAAACGGACTATGCTAAAGAGGCTTCAGCCCAATGGCTTAGGGACCATGCTCAAGACTATGGCTTTATCCTCCGCTACTTAGAAGACAAGGAAGCTGTCACGGGTTATAATTTTGAGCCATGGCATTACCGCTATGTAGGGGTTCCCACTGCCCAATATATTAAGCGTTACCAGCTCACTTTAGAAGAATATTTAGTCTTATTAGCCGCTCGTCAGGGGCAAAAACTCACTTACCAAGTGGATCCATCCTTGCCTACTGATTAA
- a CDS encoding haloacid dehalogenase-like hydrolase: protein MPHLASQNWEPQLYQRLDQLIKNHQQQRDTPLAQKNYVVFDFDHTSIFNDIEDHTMVYTAAHLAYQLTPTEMENCLKQNKAALDQAISDQAPQISFQELIDDIIADYQKLYPQRDNYQRSQKSLEDRLEADPLLFNFFCKIRTFYLAYNQRFPKQAGASCPSFLYQNFTEADFVDLGKKALAYGLRAPIKDFTWTYSLSGDPRQCLSTHFSQGLRIPNELIKLYQSLHTAGIATYIVSASPQSLVETAVKYFYPIDPPEIIGMSYKQDEAGSYQAQLESHAPITKAAGKVQAIQELIQPRHQDREPLAVFGDSMGDYQMFQAFSPSTTRVLFNRLLNDKTQDFVSQAQKEYAKPKQVYFIQGRDNNTGALRPSQETIPFGQDQAYLSQAINQ from the coding sequence ATGCCTCACCTTGCCTCCCAAAATTGGGAACCTCAGCTCTACCAAAGACTTGACCAGTTGATTAAAAATCATCAACAGCAAAGGGATACTCCCCTAGCTCAAAAAAACTATGTTGTTTTTGACTTTGACCATACCAGCATCTTTAACGATATTGAAGACCACACCATGGTCTACACCGCTGCCCACTTAGCCTATCAATTAACCCCTACTGAAATGGAGAACTGCTTAAAGCAAAATAAAGCGGCTCTCGACCAAGCTATAAGTGACCAAGCACCTCAAATCAGCTTTCAAGAGCTCATCGATGATATTATCGCTGACTACCAAAAGCTCTATCCCCAACGAGACAACTATCAGAGAAGCCAAAAATCTCTAGAAGACCGGCTTGAGGCTGATCCCTTACTCTTCAATTTTTTCTGTAAGATACGAACCTTTTACTTGGCTTATAACCAGCGCTTCCCTAAGCAAGCAGGCGCTTCCTGTCCAAGTTTTCTCTATCAAAACTTCACTGAAGCCGACTTTGTCGACCTCGGTAAAAAAGCCCTGGCTTATGGCTTAAGGGCTCCAATTAAAGACTTCACTTGGACCTACTCCTTGTCAGGAGACCCAAGACAGTGTCTTAGCACCCACTTTAGCCAGGGGCTGCGCATTCCCAATGAATTGATTAAGCTCTACCAGAGCTTGCATACGGCTGGGATCGCCACTTATATTGTGAGCGCTAGTCCCCAAAGTCTGGTGGAAACGGCTGTCAAATATTTCTACCCGATTGACCCGCCCGAGATTATCGGCATGTCCTATAAACAGGATGAGGCCGGCAGCTACCAAGCCCAATTAGAAAGTCATGCACCGATTACTAAGGCAGCAGGTAAGGTCCAAGCCATTCAAGAGCTCATCCAACCCAGACACCAAGATAGAGAACCTTTGGCGGTCTTTGGCGATAGTATGGGGGACTATCAGATGTTTCAAGCCTTCTCTCCCTCCACCACCCGGGTACTCTTCAACCGTTTATTAAATGATAAGACCCAAGATTTTGTCAGCCAGGCCCAAAAAGAATACGCCAAGCCTAAGCAGGTGTATTTTATCCAGGGCCGGGACAATAATACGGGAGCTTTGCGCCCTTCCCAAGAAACCATCCCCTTTGGTCAAGACCAGGCCTATCTCAGCCAAGCTATTAATCAGTGA
- a CDS encoding tetratricopeptide repeat protein, whose translation MDEQQQSLLNDLSKNFTGNFKDDMTYIVSKVKDHFRDLQEDEELRQRIEKVLLDAYPEEEEPILRLWTDLTDRSDDDFIQHMKELIDEGKATDAQFEMNLFINAMEADFIEYKPKPNVKYYSINDWIDLFIFTWYEPQTLELRPTKRDYSKIYNSYAEVLMAANEWQEAAEAYKQALLWNPYNAKTIFNLAGVYQLMEQYGMSFATILNGFRYAVRREDFSRGYAYLAYFYEKKDDLKTATQLYYLSLAWSDNSRAQERLAVIEEEMGYLEPALEGEALQKFKKDYRINNYPNAEMLNGLKAAASRAMALHSYETAYVYYGLYMDLVDSPEDYIVKMIRELDYRLKGNQDCE comes from the coding sequence ATGGACGAACAACAGCAAAGTCTGTTAAATGATTTAAGTAAAAACTTTACGGGAAACTTTAAAGACGATATGACCTATATTGTTAGCAAGGTCAAGGATCATTTCCGTGATTTACAAGAGGATGAGGAATTACGTCAGCGAATTGAGAAAGTCCTTCTAGATGCTTATCCTGAAGAAGAGGAACCAATTTTACGTTTATGGACAGATTTGACAGATCGTTCTGATGATGATTTCATCCAACATATGAAGGAATTAATTGATGAAGGGAAGGCCACTGATGCCCAGTTTGAAATGAATCTCTTTATCAATGCCATGGAAGCTGACTTTATTGAGTATAAGCCTAAACCTAATGTAAAATATTATTCGATTAATGACTGGATCGACTTATTTATTTTCACTTGGTATGAACCTCAAACACTCGAATTGCGTCCAACCAAACGCGATTATTCCAAAATCTATAATTCCTACGCTGAAGTGCTGATGGCTGCCAATGAATGGCAGGAGGCCGCTGAAGCCTACAAGCAAGCCCTGCTTTGGAACCCCTATAATGCTAAAACTATTTTTAATCTGGCAGGGGTTTACCAATTGATGGAACAATACGGGATGAGCTTTGCGACGATTTTGAATGGTTTTCGTTACGCCGTAAGACGGGAAGACTTCTCCCGGGGTTATGCCTATCTGGCTTATTTCTATGAGAAAAAAGATGACCTAAAAACTGCGACTCAGTTATACTACCTGAGTTTAGCTTGGTCGGATAACTCCCGGGCCCAAGAACGTTTGGCGGTTATCGAAGAGGAAATGGGCTACTTGGAGCCGGCCCTTGAAGGTGAAGCCCTTCAAAAATTTAAGAAAGATTACCGTATTAACAACTATCCGAATGCAGAAATGTTGAATGGACTCAAGGCCGCAGCCAGTCGGGCCATGGCCCTACATTCCTATGAAACCGCCTATGTTTATTATGGCCTCTACATGGACTTGGTTGACTCACCTGAAGACTATATTGTGAAGATGATTCGGGAACTGGATTACCGTTTGAAAGGTAACCAGGACTGTGAATAG
- a CDS encoding helix-turn-helix domain-containing protein, which translates to MSLLSVPYRIKVTALKKDNLLTYNRSLYHRQEMLFSQKALDLQTPNQSLTLQSQQVVSLPANIRVNFKTDKIDKDQEHLGFLLAIGDPYLEAVSDSFIATPEINQLFAKMQILSVDRHDWKYLNQVLTEMNQTQSYAKTQLQQKRLFALTCQLLVDCCHLFEQKHLHPHIRDQRYELATAIAQFIDSHLAEDLPLSLISKRFAYSSSTLNRLFEEFYHSTLHQYIINKRLERAQDLISQGESIQNTWQKVGFNDYSSFYRAFKKHYHYPPHDLRKH; encoded by the coding sequence ATGTCACTCTTATCAGTTCCCTACCGGATCAAAGTCACCGCTTTAAAAAAAGACAATTTGCTGACCTATAATCGTTCCCTTTATCACCGTCAGGAGATGCTCTTTAGCCAAAAAGCTTTAGACCTCCAAACGCCCAACCAAAGCCTAACTCTCCAAAGCCAGCAGGTCGTTTCCCTCCCTGCCAATATCCGGGTCAACTTTAAGACTGATAAGATCGACAAGGACCAGGAACATCTGGGCTTTCTTCTGGCTATTGGTGACCCCTACTTGGAAGCGGTCAGCGATAGCTTTATCGCTACTCCTGAAATTAATCAACTCTTTGCTAAAATGCAGATTTTAAGTGTTGACCGTCATGATTGGAAATACCTCAACCAGGTACTTACTGAAATGAATCAAACCCAATCCTATGCCAAGACCCAGCTCCAACAAAAGCGACTTTTTGCCTTAACCTGTCAATTACTGGTGGACTGCTGTCACTTATTTGAGCAAAAACACCTCCACCCCCATATTCGTGACCAACGCTATGAATTAGCCACCGCCATTGCGCAATTTATTGACAGTCACCTGGCTGAAGACTTGCCCTTATCGCTCATTTCCAAGCGCTTTGCTTATAGTAGCTCCACCCTCAATCGTTTATTTGAAGAATTTTACCATTCCACCCTCCACCAATACATCATCAACAAACGATTAGAACGGGCCCAGGACTTAATTAGCCAAGGTGAATCGATCCAAAACACCTGGCAAAAGGTGGGTTTTAATGACTATTCTTCCTTCTACCGCGCATTCAAAAAACACTACCACTACCCACCCCACGATCTTCGTAAACATTAA
- the dapA gene encoding 4-hydroxy-tetrahydrodipicolinate synthase, with translation MSIYTGSGVALVTPYEDTAEKKVNFDVFKELIDFQIDAGTDALIIDGTTGEASTQTDEEQVEVIKFAVDYVNGRVPVIAGAGSNDTRHGVQLTKDCEAVGADAILSVTPYYLKTSQQGLIEHYHAIAGAVDIPVILYDVPGRTGMTIQPESLKELAKVDNIVALKDATGNFNHSVDNLHAVGQSIDFYSGNDDTIVPLMSLGAKGVISVLANIAPKAVNQMTHAALKSDFKTARKIQADYKPLIDLLFAEPNPIPIKAAVALLGFNVGPTRLPLTAPDSELVEKIKAEMHSLGII, from the coding sequence ATGTCAATTTATACTGGTTCAGGCGTTGCTTTGGTGACACCCTATGAGGATACGGCAGAAAAAAAGGTTAATTTTGATGTATTCAAAGAATTAATCGACTTTCAAATTGACGCTGGTACTGACGCCCTCATTATCGACGGCACAACTGGTGAAGCTTCCACTCAAACCGACGAAGAACAAGTTGAAGTCATTAAGTTTGCGGTAGATTATGTTAATGGACGCGTTCCTGTCATTGCCGGTGCGGGCTCCAATGATACCCGCCACGGCGTCCAATTAACCAAAGATTGTGAAGCAGTCGGTGCGGATGCTATTCTTTCCGTCACCCCCTACTACTTAAAAACCAGCCAACAAGGCCTCATTGAACACTACCACGCCATCGCTGGGGCTGTGGATATTCCTGTGATCCTCTATGACGTACCAGGAAGAACGGGAATGACTATTCAACCAGAAAGCCTCAAAGAATTAGCTAAGGTGGATAATATTGTGGCCTTAAAAGATGCTACCGGTAACTTTAACCATTCTGTCGATAACTTACATGCTGTCGGTCAATCCATCGATTTCTATTCAGGCAATGATGATACTATCGTGCCATTAATGAGTTTAGGGGCAAAAGGGGTTATTTCTGTTTTAGCCAATATTGCGCCAAAAGCAGTCAACCAAATGACCCATGCGGCACTAAAGAGTGACTTCAAGACTGCAAGAAAGATTCAAGCCGACTACAAACCACTGATTGACTTACTCTTTGCTGAACCTAACCCTATTCCAATCAAGGCAGCGGTAGCCTTACTTGGTTTTAATGTGGGGCCTACCCGCCTACCTTTAACGGCTCCGGATAGTGAATTAGTCGAAAAAATTAAAGCTGAAATGCATTCCCTAGGCATCATTTAA